Sequence from the Schaalia sp. 19OD2882 genome:
CGCCGGGTGTCCATGAGGGACCAGGGCGCTGTCTCGCATGTGGTGGCGGCTCACCCGAAGGGAATTAGGCAAACCTCAGGGTCTTTATTTACACCTCATCGAGATGACCCTAGACTGATCGGGCACATCAGGGTGCTTGATGCCGTGGAAGCGTCCGCCGGAACAACGGCGGACGGAGACGACTAGTGACCTCAAGGAGGGTCTGCAGGTGATGGGAATGGTGTCCACGAGGCCGCGATGGGGATCCGTGTGGATCCTGACCGCCGTGGCCACGGTCCTCCTGCTTCTGCTGCCGGCCTCCCCCGCGAAGGCCGACCACGGCACGTGGACGGACGTCGCCGAGGAGATGGCGCAGATCCTCGACGATGCTCATGCGACCTACCTCAAGGGTGACGTCCAGGGTGGCAAGGACGGGGTGAACACCGCCTACTACCGCCGTTACGAGACCCTGGGCTTTGAAAAGCAGGTCATGGCGCGCATTTCGGGTGAGCGGGTCTCCGCCGTGGAGATGGAGTTCTCCCTGGTCAAGAAGGCCATGAGCGACCATGACGACGCCGCCGTCGCCCAACACCTCGAGATCCTCAAGAAGCAGCTCATCGAGGACGCCGCCCTTCTGGACGGCGTGTCCGCGACCGGTTCTGCCGACGACTACAGCCCGGGCGCCTGGGGACAGGTCGCCAAGGAGATGGCGCAGATCCTCGACGATGCTCATGCGACCTACCTCAAGGGTGACGTCCAGGGTGGCAAGGACGGGGTGAACACCGCCTACTACCGCCGTTACGAGACCCTGGGCTTTGAAAAGCAGGTCATGGCGCGCGTCTCGGGTGAGCGGGTCTCCGCCGTGGAGATGGAGTTCTCCCTGGTCAAGAAGGCCATGAGCGACCATGACGACGCCGCGGTCGAGGCGCACCTGCAGACTCTGAAGAACTTCCTGCGCGAGGACGCGAACGCCCTCGACGGCTACACCGGCTCCGCATCGCGCACCGCCAACCCCTGGCTGTCCGGCTTCCTGCCGTCCCTGCTGGTCATCCTGCGAGAGGGGATGGAAGCCATCCTCGTCGTCGCGGCGATCCTGGCCTACCTGACCAAAGCGGGCCACCGGAACAAGGCCAGGGTCGTGTGGCTGGGAGTCGGCCTCGCCCTCGTCTTCTCCGTCATCCTTGCCATCCTCTTCTCCTCCTTCGCCGGCCTGGCGGGCGCCAACCAGGAGATCCTCGAAGGAGTCGCCGCCCTCTTCGCAGTCGCCATGCTCATCTGGGTGTCGAATTGGATGGTCTCCAAGTCGAGCAACGAAGCCTGGGACCGCTACATCAAGGACAAGACGGACGCCTCCCTCACACGTGGCTCACTGCTGGGACTTGCCGCCATCGCCTTCCTCGCCGTGCTGCGCGAGGGCGCCGAGACGATCCTCTTCTACGTCCCGATCGTCTCCCAGGCCGATGAGGCGATCGGACACGTGTGGATCGGTGTCGCCGTTGGAGCCGTCGCCCTCGTCATCGTCTTCCTGCTCATCCGTTTCGCTGCGCTGCGCATTCCACTGCGCCCCTTCTTCGCGGTGACCTCACTTCTTCTGGCACTGATGGCCGTGACCTTCACCGGATCGGGCATCAAGGAACTCCAGGAAGCCGACGTCCTTCCACTGACCTACGTGGACGGCTTCCCGACCATCGACCTCTTGGGGATCTACCCCCGAGTGGAGAACCTGTGCGGACAGGCACTGGTTCTCGCCACCATCGTCGGTCTGTACTTCTGGGGGAAATGGCGTCAACGCCACGCCTCGGCCCTGCAAGCGCACTCCGATGCCCAAACCCACGAACACACAGACATGGAGAACGACTCGTGAAGCAATCGCTGACAAGCATCGGTGCGGCCGCGGCCGCTCTTGCCCTGGTGGCCGGCCTTTCCGCCTGCTCCTCCGGAACTGCGGGAACGGAACCGCAGAGCACTCCTCAGTCCTCCTCCTCCGCTGCGGCCGCGCCCGGCGAGGACGCAGGTTTCGACGAGTTCCCGCTGGGTGACGACGTGTTCTCGGGCCCGTTGAAGATCTCGGGTGTCTACTTCCAGCCCGTCGACATGGAGCCGCAGATCCAGACCCCGGCAAAGGACGCCTCGATGCACATCGAAGCCGACATCTCCGCAGTGCAGGGCAATGATCTCGGCTACGGCGTCGGTGACTTCATCCCCGGTCTGAAGGTCGACTACAAGGTCCTCGGCAAGGATGGAAAGGCAGTCCTGGAAGGCACCTTCATGCCGATGAACGCCTCGGACGGCCCGCACTACGGCCTGAACCTTCCCAAGCTCGATGCGGGAACCTACACGGTGCAGTTCATCGTCCACTCGCCGGAGGAAAACGGTTGGCTGCTCCACACCGACGAGACCACCGGCGTCAAGGGCCGCTTCTGGACCGAGCCGATCGTGGCCGAGTTCAAGGACTGGAAGTGGGATCCCACTGCCGTCGAGTGGTGACGCGATGAGGCCGTGGGCCGGAGGGTCTCCTTCGGCCCACGGCTCATGCATGAGCCACAATTGACGCGACACGAGCCGCCGCTCGGCGGACAACAGGACGGGAACGAACGATGATCGAGCAGATGGGGCAGATCGCCCTCGTGGTGCTTCTCACCGCACTCGCGGCAGGGACGGTGATCCCTCTGATCCCCGTACGCGGCAAGGGCCGTGGCGCCACGGCGGTGCGCAGGTGGGTCATCGGCGGCGGGATCTGTCTGGGGGTCGTGGCCTCACTGGCCCTGACCGTGGTCAACACGGTCCTGCCCAAGGCGGTCAACCGCCAGGTCGTGGCCCTGTGGACCCTGCCCGTCGCCATCGTCCTGGTCATCGCGTTCATCGCCTTGACCCTGCTGCGTCGCCGTGCCGAAGCCGACAGCGTCGCCCTGGACACGGCGACCCAAGTCGTCGGTGGCGCCTACCTGGCCGCCATCGTCTTCAGGGCTGCGCCCACCGCAATGGCACCCGCCGTCCTGTTGACCTCCGGGACCAACGAACTCCTGTCCACCCAGGCCCTGCTCACCTTCGTCGGATACGGACTGGGTTGGGGGGTCGCGGTGCTGCTCG
This genomic interval carries:
- a CDS encoding FTR1 family protein; translation: MVSTRPRWGSVWILTAVATVLLLLLPASPAKADHGTWTDVAEEMAQILDDAHATYLKGDVQGGKDGVNTAYYRRYETLGFEKQVMARISGERVSAVEMEFSLVKKAMSDHDDAAVAQHLEILKKQLIEDAALLDGVSATGSADDYSPGAWGQVAKEMAQILDDAHATYLKGDVQGGKDGVNTAYYRRYETLGFEKQVMARVSGERVSAVEMEFSLVKKAMSDHDDAAVEAHLQTLKNFLREDANALDGYTGSASRTANPWLSGFLPSLLVILREGMEAILVVAAILAYLTKAGHRNKARVVWLGVGLALVFSVILAILFSSFAGLAGANQEILEGVAALFAVAMLIWVSNWMVSKSSNEAWDRYIKDKTDASLTRGSLLGLAAIAFLAVLREGAETILFYVPIVSQADEAIGHVWIGVAVGAVALVIVFLLIRFAALRIPLRPFFAVTSLLLALMAVTFTGSGIKELQEADVLPLTYVDGFPTIDLLGIYPRVENLCGQALVLATIVGLYFWGKWRQRHASALQAHSDAQTHEHTDMENDS
- a CDS encoding iron transporter, with the protein product MKQSLTSIGAAAAALALVAGLSACSSGTAGTEPQSTPQSSSSAAAAPGEDAGFDEFPLGDDVFSGPLKISGVYFQPVDMEPQIQTPAKDASMHIEADISAVQGNDLGYGVGDFIPGLKVDYKVLGKDGKAVLEGTFMPMNASDGPHYGLNLPKLDAGTYTVQFIVHSPEENGWLLHTDETTGVKGRFWTEPIVAEFKDWKWDPTAVEW